The following nucleotide sequence is from Leopardus geoffroyi isolate Oge1 chromosome D4, O.geoffroyi_Oge1_pat1.0, whole genome shotgun sequence.
CCCCTCAGCTGAGGGGATCCTCAGGATAGTGGTGAGGATGAAGATGTAGGAGATAAAGATGAACAGAACTGGGACCCCCAGGAAGATCACATTGGCTACTGCCATACTGATCACATTGATGGAGATATCAGCACAGGCCAACTTCAGGACAGCCAAGATCTCACAGGTGAAGTGGTTAATGACGTTGTCACCACAGAAGGGCAACCGCATTGCTAAGGATGTTTGCACCATGGCGGTCGTGCTTCCAGCTGCCCAGGAGCTGGCAGCCATGGGCACGTAGACAGCCTTGCTCATGACCACAGGGTACCTAAGGGGGTTACAAATGGCCACATAGCGATCAAATGCCATCATGCCCAGAAGCACACACTCTGTGGCTCCCATGgcgaaggaaagaaacatttgcaCAGCACAGGCTGAGAAGGGTACAGTTTTCCTGGGGGTCAGGAAGCTGTCGAGAATGAGGGGGACTGAGGAGGTTGTATAGCAGATGTCCAGGAAGGAGAGGTTccccaggaagaagtacatgggcgtgTGCAGGCgggagacagacacagtgacCAGGATGAGGACCCCATTACCCAGCAGGATCACCAGGTACATCAGTAAAATGAGCACAAAGAACGTTTTCTCCAGCTTTGGGTGGGCTGAGAGGCCCAGGAGAATGAACCCCATCACAGGAGAAGTCCAATTGGATCTCTCCATGGTGTATCTTCCCTCAGAAAGCCAACTTCATGATTCTCTGATGCCTAAAGTGGCCAGAAAGCCAGTGAGGAAACTTGCCTTGCTGAGCAGCTGGAGAACAGCCTTGGCAATCTGGGTCTCTTTACATTGTTCTAATAAAATGCAGAGAAATTAGTCAAAATCTACTTTGTGATATTTGGCTACCCATGGAGGTGTTTGACATTTCATAAAATtggatttaattttctgaatCACATTTAAGATTAACATCACATGTTTACTTCAGGCTATACCATGTGTGGCTGATCCATTTTAATCAATTTTGTGAGAAGTGCTATACTCCATTTgtatgaatttttattcttttgggacATAAGTCTGGTGGAAATAACAGATCTTCATTCTCAATTGCTGATCCAAGCAATTTTAGATAcgaatttcctcctcttttttagTTCTCTCTCACAGTCCACAGGCCCCTGGGATATTTATTCATGCATTCCTTCACTCACCTGCCAAGCTCTTTGGAGCACTTACCAAAAGAATTGTACTTCACCAGTCACTCAATGCATGGGGATTATcaactcccttttcctctctgggcctctgttttcctAATATGCTCTTTGGAATGGGATATATTTAGAGATATTCTATCCAGGGACAAAATGATCTCATGAATTCCTCATTCTTCACTTTCTGTCCCACCACTAAGatgtccttctctctttccttcaagttCACCCCATGCCACTTAGTCACAAGGAATGAAGCCAGGAATTGGGCTGGGCTCGCAAGAGTTTACATATTCTTTTACAAATTCTCCCTTACCTTTTCTGTAAACAGGTCAATAAAGAACACCACTTTTCTGAGGTCTTGGAATAGTCCAGAGGCTGAACATAGCCAATCTGATCTGAAAGTAGCAGACAGAGGAATTAGCACCTGAAATGGATGAGAGCTAAGTTTTCTGGTCTTCGTTCTGGGTTTGGGTAAAATCCACAAAGGACCGTGTATTACGTACATGAAGCCAGTTAAATTCCACCCCGCTACTGGGATTATTCTAGTCCCTGAAGTGATTTAAAGTTTAGAAACTGAAGTGACAAAGTTTAGAAACTTTATACATCTGGGATTATGTCCCCAAGATCCAATTATTTTGAAGTCCCTCCAGAAATactttcttccccctcctttcctttataCCCATCCTACTGAGCTATTGGAAAACATTAGAGAGGACAGGTCATCCTGGTCCTGCCAGAATTAACATAAACCCCAGTCAGTGAGAGCTCTCAGTAGAACCCATGATAGGTCTAGGAGAGTGTGAAACTCACTACACAGGACAGATCCTTGTAGCTCAATACCACTGGCATTTCCAAATTCAGGATCTTGGGGTTGGAAAGAATCAAGTGACCTAGAAAGTTTCTTCTTGTCTGTGTCCCACCACATAGAGTACGAACTCCTAGCATAGGCTAGGCCTCTACAGGGCATTGGGAGAGTCCTAAATGAATCTGGTCCTAGCTCTTGCCATGAGAGTTTCATAGGTATAGCAGCTGTGTGCCTGAAAAAGTCCACTTGATTGCAGAAGTGATGTCCTGTTGTTTGAAGTCTTTCTTACGATCATGTGTTTTatcttctccagagaagaaattTTTGTTGGGATCGGTAAGGGACAGTTGGCCAATGTCATGGGATGAGGGAGGGGGTATAGGGACTCtgtttcttatacattttttttttttttgcctaatccTCCTGTTTTAGTAGCACCCTTTCACCCCTGGACCTAGAGGATGTGGTGCAATGGCTGCTCAGTGCTGGAGATCTGGTTGCAGTGCAGTGCTCTCCTAGTTTCTGGCTCAGGATGTAGGTCTTTTAGATCTGCAGTGGAAACGACCACATCCACTTTCCAGCCTTCAGGATGTTATCACACTGCTGTCCCCCTTCTTCTTAATCTTGTGGattttgtcactttaaaaaaatgaaacaaaaccaaaaaagttaACTATAGTTTTTGTGGGTTGCAAGAGGGAGCAAAATTAGGTGCATGTGTTCAGTCCTCCTTTATGCCTCAGTTCTGATTCTGTGCAGTTTCCAGCATCccctattattttcttatttatgttagTCATTTATCTTGTCTGTTTCCATCTGCTAGAGTGCAATTTTCACAGAGGCAGGGATTTTTTT
It contains:
- the LOC123592837 gene encoding olfactory receptor 13C7-like encodes the protein MERSNWTSPVMGFILLGLSAHPKLEKTFFVLILLMYLVILLGNGVLILVTVSVSRLHTPMYFFLGNLSFLDICYTTSSVPLILDSFLTPRKTVPFSACAVQMFLSFAMGATECVLLGMMAFDRYVAICNPLRYPVVMSKAVYVPMAASSWAAGSTTAMVQTSLAMRLPFCGDNVINHFTCEILAVLKLACADISINVISMAVANVIFLGVPVLFIFISYIFILTTILRIPSAEGRKKAFSTCSAHLTVVVVFYGTILFMYGKPKSKDPLGRDKQDLSDKLISLFYGVVTPMLNPIIYSLRNKDVKAAVRNLVFQKHFIQ